GCAGGTGCACCTCGGCGTCGGCGTCAGCTCGGTCGTCGCGGTGCTCGAGGGTGCCCGCCCCGGCCCCACGGTGCTCCTGCGCGGCGACATGGACGCGCTCCCGATGCACGAGGACACCGGGCTGGAGTTCTCCTCCGAGGTCGACGGCGCGATGCACGCCTGCGGGCACGACACCCACGTCGCGATGCTCGCCTCCGCGGCCCGCCTGCTGGCCGGGCGGCGCGACGAGCTGGCCGGGCGGGTGCTGTTCATGTTCCAGCCGGGCGAGGAGGGCTTCCACGGCGCCCGCCACATGATCGACGAGGGGCTGCTCGACGCCACCGGCCCCGCCGGGCGCCCGGAGCGGGCCTACGCGCTGCACATCAGCGCCACCATCCCGGCGGGCGAGCTGCACCTGCGGCCGGGCCCGCTGATGGCGGCCGCGGACACGGTCCGGATCACCGTCCGCGGGCGCGGCGGGCACGCCTCCGCCCCGCACGACGCCGCCGATCCCGTGCCGGCCGCGGCCGCGATGATCGGGGCGCTGCAGACGGCGATCTCCCGGGAGATCGCCGCGCACGACCCCGCCGTCCTCACCATCGCCCACCTCACCGCGGGCACCACCACCAACGTCATCCCGGAGACGGCGTTCATGGAGGGCACGATCCGCACCCTGTCCGCGCCGGTCCGCGAGCACGTGCGCGAGATCGTCCGGCGGGTCTGCCGCTACACGGCGCTGGCGCACGGCTGCTCCGCGGACGTCTCCGTCGAGCCCGGGTACCCGGTCACGGTCAACGACGCGGGCGCGGTCGACCAGCTCTCGGCGGTGGGCCGCGACGTGCTCGGCCGCGACCGGGTGCTGACGATGCCGTCGCCGATCCTCGGCGCGGAGGACTTCTCCTACGTCCTGGAGCAGGTGCCGGGCGCGCTCGCGTTCCTCGGCGGGTGCCCGCCGGCCGTCGACCTCGCGACCGCGCCCGCCAACCACTCCAACCGCGTGGTCTTCGACGAGTCGGCGA
This sequence is a window from Pseudonocardia petroleophila. Protein-coding genes within it:
- a CDS encoding M20 metallopeptidase family protein, with translation MSDLAAQARALQPRTLAMRRAIHRRPEIGLDLPHTRDAVVDALVDLPLQVHLGVGVSSVVAVLEGARPGPTVLLRGDMDALPMHEDTGLEFSSEVDGAMHACGHDTHVAMLASAARLLAGRRDELAGRVLFMFQPGEEGFHGARHMIDEGLLDATGPAGRPERAYALHISATIPAGELHLRPGPLMAAADTVRITVRGRGGHASAPHDAADPVPAAAAMIGALQTAISREIAAHDPAVLTIAHLTAGTTTNVIPETAFMEGTIRTLSAPVREHVREIVRRVCRYTALAHGCSADVSVEPGYPVTVNDAGAVDQLSAVGRDVLGRDRVLTMPSPILGAEDFSYVLEQVPGALAFLGGCPPAVDLATAPANHSNRVVFDESAMASGVAVYAGLALDALG